A genome region from Nicotiana tabacum cultivar K326 chromosome 13, ASM71507v2, whole genome shotgun sequence includes the following:
- the LOC107791950 gene encoding cyclin-D4-1-like (The RefSeq protein has 2 substitutions compared to this genomic sequence) has translation MAADNIYDFVASNLLCTETKSLCFDDVDSLTISQQNIETKSKDLSFNNGIRSEPLIDLPSLSEECLSFMVQREMEFLPKDDYVERLRSGDLDLSVRKEALDWILKAHMHYGFGELSFCLSINYLDRFLSLYELPRSKTWTVQLLAVACLSLAAKMEEINVPLTVDLQVGDPKFVFEGKTIQRMELLVLSTLKWRMQAYTPYTFIDYFMRKMNGDQIPSRPLISGSMQLILSIIRSIDFLEFRSSEIAASVAMSVSGEIQAKDIDKAMPCFFIHLDKGRVQKCVELIQDLTTATITTAAAASLVPQSPIGVLEAAACLSYKSGDERTVGSCTTSSHTKRRKLDTSSLEHGTSEKL, from the exons ATGGCAGCTGATAACATTTATGATTTTGTAGCCTCAAATCTTTTATGTACAGAAACAAAAAGTCTTTGTTTTGATGATGTTGATTCTTTGACTATAAGTCAACAGAACATTGAAACTAAGAGTAAAGACTTGAGCTTTAACAATGGTATTAGATCAGAGCCATTGATTGATTTGCCAAGTTTAAGTGAAGAATGCTTGAGTTTTATGGTGCAAAGGGAAATGGAGTTTTTGCCTAAAGATGATTATGTCGAGAGATTGAGAAGtggagatttggatttgagtgtGAGAAAAGAGGCTCTTGATTGGATTTTGAAG GCTCATATGCACTATGGATTTGGAGAGCTGAGTTTTTGTTTGTCGATAAATTACTTGGATCGATTTCTATCTCTGTATGAATTGCCA AGAAGTAAAACTTGGACAGTGCAATTGTTAGCTGTGGCCTGTCTATCACTTGCAGCCAAAATGGAAGAAATTAATGTTCCTTTGACTGTTGATTTACAG GTAGGGGATCCCAAATTTGTATTTGAAGGCAAAACTATACAAAGAATGGAACTTTTGGTATTAAGCACATTGAAGTGGAGAATGCAAGCTTATACACCTTACACATTCATAGATTATTTTATGAGAAAGATGAATGGTGATCAAATCCCATCTCGGCCGTTGATTTCTGGATCAATGCAACTGATATTAAGCATAATAAGAA GTATTGATTTCTTGGAATTCAGGTCTTCTGAAATTGCAGCATCAGTGGCAATGTCTGTTTCAGGGGAAATACAAGCAAAAGACATTGATAAGGCAATGCCTTGCTTCTTCATACACTTAGACAAG GGTAGAGTGCAGAAGTGTGTTGAACTGATTCAAGATTTGGCAACTTCTACTattactactgctgctgctgcctCATTAGTACCTCAAAGTCCTATTGGAGTGTTGGAAGCAGCAGCATGCTTGAGCTACAAAAGTGGTGATGAGAGAACAGTTGGATCATGTACAACTTCTTCACATACTAAAAGGAGAAAACTTGACACATCATCTTTAGAGCATGGGACTTCAGAAAAGTTGTGA